In Onychostoma macrolepis isolate SWU-2019 chromosome 06, ASM1243209v1, whole genome shotgun sequence, one DNA window encodes the following:
- the chl1b gene encoding neural cell adhesion molecule L1-like protein isoform X7, with the protein MRLLRKILLLLGACLNMSCRYQSNALDIPLEVLARMNMEQLPTITEHSPASLIAFPFEESFPMKCEATGNPGPEFRWTKNGQDFDPYQDPRLIRLDDSGTFIIPNNGNLTEFQGNYRCFATNKLGTAMSEEIEFVVPSVPKFPKEIIDPIEVMEGQSVILECNPPKGIPPLQIYWMTISLQHIEQDERVSVGLNGNLYFSNAIETDSRRDYCCFAAFPRIRTIVQKTAMSVVVKSNKLMKDSDSGSGRGYANSLLERKPSLLMPTGKESHTYLVKGEDLQLECIAEGFPTPKVEWVKIGFHKLPERVVVESHGKLLTVEMVNEEDEGKYMCRAKNPHGEVVHYFHVTVEEPPEFEIEPQSQLVTIGADVVIKCVVKGNPQPSVTWRVNSQPLNDVPSSNRKVLKDGTISIHNTKPENSAVYQCEATNRHGTILANANIMIMNIQPLILTENNLQYMAVEGKGVVMHCKVFSSPASSITWSKADSANAVEGERFSFHKNGSLEIHNVMKEDMGEYSCFAQNTEGKVAIAATLEVKDPTRIVDPPRDLRVLVGTTIQFSCQAEFDPSIGDDFEILWEKDGMALNGSENARYILDDGVLEIINVSFGDQGFYVCVARTPVDQDVAVAQLSVVDVPDPPEDVILSEHNGRSVKLQWIPGDDHNSSITEFVIEFEESQHEPGSWREMMRVPENHHYALLKLHGHVDYRFRVYAINEVGRGRPSQATERYKTPASAPDKNPENIKIEGHLPHEMDINWEPLSPIEHNGPGLEYKVSYRRQGTGEDWTEHMVKRHSFLVKNTPTFVLYEIKIQAKNHAGWGPDPKIITAYSGEDFPSAAPEDVAVDVTNNTIVKVRWDHVHKDKLNGHLGGYRISFWRLRSLLDSKKTHGDKHTLTFSGERNHAVVTRLRPFSEYSLIVMAFNSRGNGPGSHPVSFKTPEGVPGQVAAFSVTNIQKHKVTLTWSPPVDANGVIIGYILQYQLINDTEELGSPMTLNISADSNKLHLQDLEALSKYKFYLRCCTRVGCGPAVSEERTTVPEARKSGSRFPPRKTTVSPVANATLSSIGLASIHGGISNQGWFIGLMCAIALLTLIVLIACFVNRNKGGKYSVKEKEDLHPDLESQGINDDTFCEYSDNDEKPLKSSQHSLNGDLKGGDSGDSMVDYGDEDTHFNEDGSFIGEYSGRKERVSMEIKGNNQSTA; encoded by the exons ATGCGGTTGCTACGGAAAATCCTCCTCCTTTTGGGCGCTTGCCTTAATATGAGCTGCAGGTATCAGAGTAATGCCTTGGATATTCCACTTGAAG TTTTAGCGCGCATGAACA TGGAGCAGCTGCCCACAATTACAGAGCACTCACCTGCCTCTCTGATCGCCTTCCCTTTCGAAGAGAGCTTTCCTATGAAGTGTGAGGCCACAGGAAACCCTGGACCAGA ATTCAGGTGGACAAAGAATGGTCAAGACTTTGATCCTTATCAGGACCCCAGATTGATAAGATTAGATGATTCCGGAACATTCATCATTCCCAATAATGGGAATCTGACAGAATTCCAGGGCAATTATCGCTGCTTTGCAACCAACAAGTTAGGAACGGCCATGTCGGAAGAGATTGAATTCGTTGTTCCGA GTGTTCCGAAGTTCCCTAAAGAGATCATTGATCCGATTGAGGTTATGGAAGGTCAGTCAGTCATTTTGGAGTGCAACCCACCTAAAGGAATCCCCCCACTGCAAATCTACTGGATGACAATAA GTCTACAGCACATCGAGCAGGACGAGAGAGTATCAGTGGGTCTGAACGGGAACCTGTACTTCTCAAACGCCATCGAGACAGACAGTCGCAGAGATTACTGCTGCTTTGCTGCCTTCCCACGCATACGAACCATCGTCCAGAAAACCGCCATGTCTGTCGTGGTCAAAAGCA ACAAGTTAATGAAGGACTCAGACTCTGGTAGCGGCAGAGGTTACG CAAACTCTCTCTTGGAGAGGAAGCCCAGTCTACTGATGCCCACAGGAAAGGAGTCACATACATATCTGGTGAAAGGCGAAGATCTTCAGTTGGAGTGTATTGCAGAGGGCTT CCCCACACCaaaggtggagtgggttaaaATAGGCTTCCACAAGCTTCCAGAAAGAGTCGTGGTGGAGAGTCATGGGAAGCTGCTTACTGTAGAGATGGTGAATGAGGAGGATGAAGGGAAGTATATGTGCAGAGCCAAAAATCCCCATGGAGAGGTTGTGCACTATTTTCATGTTACAGTAGAGG AGCCTCCTGAGTTTGAGATTGAACCTCAAAGTCAATTGGTGACGATTGGAGCCGATGTGGTCATTAAGTGTGTTGTGAAAGGAAATCCTCAACCTAGTGTTACGTGGAGGGTCAACAGCCAACCTCTGAACG ATGTCCCATCATCCAATAGGAAAGTCTTAAAAGATGGCACCATTTCCATCCACAACACAAAGCCCGAAAACAGTGCTGTTTACCAGTGTGAGGCCACAAACAGACATGGCACCATCCTAGCCAACGCCAACATCATGATTATGA ACATCCAGCCCCTGATCTTAACAGAAAACAATCTGCAATATATGGCAGTGGAGGGGAAAGGTGTGGTCATGCACTGTAAGGTCTTCAGCTCGCCAGCATCCAGTATCACATG GAGTAAAGCTGACAGTGCCAATGCAGTGGAAGGAGAAAGGTTTTCTTTTCATAAGAATGGTTCGCTGGAGATCCACAATGTGATGAAAGAGGACATGGGGGAATATTCTTGTTTTGCTCAAAACACTGAGGGCAAAGTTGCCATTGCTGCAACACTTGAAGTCAAAG ATCCCACCAGAATAGTTGATCCTCCACGCGATTTGCGGGTTTTGGTTGGAACCACTATCCAGTTTTCATGCCAGGCAGAGTTCGATCCCTCCATCGGTGATGACTTTGAGATCCTCTGGGAAAAAGATGGCATGGCCCTCAATGGCAGCGAAAACGCGCG ATATATCCTGGACGATGGAGTGCTTGAAATCATTAATGTGAGCTTTGGAGACCAGGGCTTTTATGTTTGTGTGGCCAGAACACCAGTCGATCAGGACGTGGCGGTTGCACAGCTTTCAGTTGTGG ATGTTCCTGATCCACCAGAGGATGTGATCCTTTCCGAGCACAATGGCAGAAGTGTGAAACTGCAGTGGATTCCAGGAGATGACCATAACAGCTCCATTACTG AGTTTGTTATAGAGTTTGAGGAAAGCCAACATGAGCCAGGCAGCTGGAGGGAGATGATGAGAGTCCCGGAAAACCATCACTATGCTCTGCTGAAGCTTCACGGACACGTGGACTACCGATTTAGAGTCTATGCTATCAATGAGGTGGGAAGAGGTCGGCCAAGCCAGGCCACTGAAAGATACAAAACTCCAGCATCAG CACCTGACAAGAACCCAGAAAATATCAAGATCGAAGGTCATTTGCCACATGAAATGGATATCAACTGGGAG CCACTGTCACCTATTGAACACAACGGGCCTGGTCTGGAGTACAAAGTAAGCTACAGAAGACAAGGCACTGGAGAGGACTGGACGGAGCACATGGTGAAGAGGCACTCATTTCTGGTTAAAAACACCCCAACGTTCGTCCTTTACGAGATCAAAATTCAGGCCAAGAACCACGCGGGCTGGGGTCCGGACCCCAAAATAATAACAGCGTACTCAGGAGAGGATT TCCCCTCGGCTGCTCCAGAGGATGTAGCCGTAGATGTGACGAACAACACCATTGTGAAGGTCAGATGGGACCATGTTCACAAGGACAAACTCAATGGACATCTGGGGGGCTACAGG ATAAGCTTTTGGAGGCTTCGTAGTCTGCTGGACTCAAAGAAAACACATGGTGACAAACACACATTGACATTCTCAGGCGAGAGGAACCATGCAGTGGTTACCAGGCTGAGGCCGTTCTCTGAATACAGCCTCATTGTCATGGCCTTTAACAGCAGAGGAAATGGGCCTGGCAGTCATCCGGTCAGCTTCAAAACACCTGAGGGAG TTCCTGGTCAAGTAGCTGCTTTCAGTGTTACAAACATCCAGAAACACAAGGTCACCTTGACATGGTCTCCTCCGGTTGACGCAAATGGAGTCATAATTGGCTACATCCTGCAATATCAGCTAA TAAATGACACAGAGGAATTAGGTTCTCCGATGACCCTCAACATCTCTGCTGACAGCAATAAGCTGCACCTCCAGGATCTGGAAGCACTGAGCAAATACAAGTTTTACCTACGGTGCTGCACGCGGGTGGGCTGCGGACCAGCTGTCAGCGAGGAGCGCACCACTGTCCCCGAAGCGA GAAAATCCGGCTCACGATTTCCTCCAAGAAAAACCACTGTTTCCCCTGTGGCTAATGCTACTCTTTCTTCTATAG GTCTGGCCAGTATTCATGGAGGCATCTCCAACCAGGGCTGGTTCATCGGGCTCATGTGCGCCATAGCTCTGCTCACCCTCATTGTGCTCATAGCGTGCTTCGTGAACCGAAATAAAGGAGGAAAGTACTCAG tgaaagagaaagaggaCCTGCACCCTGACTTGGAGTCCCAGGGCATAAATGATGATACCTTCTGTGAATACAG
- the chl1b gene encoding neural cell adhesion molecule L1-like protein isoform X6, with protein sequence MRLLRKILLLLGACLNMSCRYQSNALDIPLEVLARMNMEQLPTITEHSPASLIAFPFEESFPMKCEATGNPGPEFRWTKNGQDFDPYQDPRLIRLDDSGTFIIPNNGNLTEFQGNYRCFATNKLGTAMSEEIEFVVPSVPKFPKEIIDPIEVMEGQSVILECNPPKGIPPLQIYWMTISLQHIEQDERVSVGLNGNLYFSNAIETDSRRDYCCFAAFPRIRTIVQKTAMSVVVKSNKLMKDSDSGSGRGYANSLLERKPSLLMPTGKESHTYLVKGEDLQLECIAEGFPTPKVEWVKIGFHKLPERVVVESHGKLLTVEMVNEEDEGKYMCRAKNPHGEVVHYFHVTVEEPPEFEIEPQSQLVTIGADVVIKCVVKGNPQPSVTWRVNSQPLNDVPSSNRKVLKDGTISIHNTKPENSAVYQCEATNRHGTILANANIMIMNIQPLILTENNLQYMAVEGKGVVMHCKVFSSPASSITWSKADSANAVEGERFSFHKNGSLEIHNVMKEDMGEYSCFAQNTEGKVAIAATLEVKDPTRIVDPPRDLRVLVGTTIQFSCQAEFDPSIGDDFEILWEKDGMALNGSENARYILDDGVLEIINVSFGDQGFYVCVARTPVDQDVAVAQLSVVDVPDPPEDVILSEHNGRSVKLQWIPGDDHNSSITEFVIEFEESQHEPGSWREMMRVPENHHYALLKLHGHVDYRFRVYAINEVGRGRPSQATERYKTPASAPDKNPENIKIEGHLPHEMDINWEPLSPIEHNGPGLEYKVSYRRQGTGEDWTEHMVKRHSFLVKNTPTFVLYEIKIQAKNHAGWGPDPKIITAYSGEDFPSAAPEDVAVDVTNNTIVKVRWDHVHKDKLNGHLGGYRISFWRLRSLLDSKKTHGDKHTLTFSGERNHAVVTRLRPFSEYSLIVMAFNSRGNGPGSHPVSFKTPEGVPGQVAAFSVTNIQKHKVTLTWSPPVDANGVIIGYILQYQLINDTEELGSPMTLNISADSNKLHLQDLEALSKYKFYLRCCTRVGCGPAVSEERTTVPEATSTDVASFNIRKSGSRFPPRKTTVSPVANATLSSIGLASIHGGISNQGWFIGLMCAIALLTLIVLIACFVNRNKGGKYSVKEKEDLHPDLESQGINDDTFCEYSDNDEKPLKSSQHSLNGDLKGGDSGDSMVDYGDEDTHFNEDGSFIGEYSGRKERVSMEIKGNNQSTA encoded by the exons ATGCGGTTGCTACGGAAAATCCTCCTCCTTTTGGGCGCTTGCCTTAATATGAGCTGCAGGTATCAGAGTAATGCCTTGGATATTCCACTTGAAG TTTTAGCGCGCATGAACA TGGAGCAGCTGCCCACAATTACAGAGCACTCACCTGCCTCTCTGATCGCCTTCCCTTTCGAAGAGAGCTTTCCTATGAAGTGTGAGGCCACAGGAAACCCTGGACCAGA ATTCAGGTGGACAAAGAATGGTCAAGACTTTGATCCTTATCAGGACCCCAGATTGATAAGATTAGATGATTCCGGAACATTCATCATTCCCAATAATGGGAATCTGACAGAATTCCAGGGCAATTATCGCTGCTTTGCAACCAACAAGTTAGGAACGGCCATGTCGGAAGAGATTGAATTCGTTGTTCCGA GTGTTCCGAAGTTCCCTAAAGAGATCATTGATCCGATTGAGGTTATGGAAGGTCAGTCAGTCATTTTGGAGTGCAACCCACCTAAAGGAATCCCCCCACTGCAAATCTACTGGATGACAATAA GTCTACAGCACATCGAGCAGGACGAGAGAGTATCAGTGGGTCTGAACGGGAACCTGTACTTCTCAAACGCCATCGAGACAGACAGTCGCAGAGATTACTGCTGCTTTGCTGCCTTCCCACGCATACGAACCATCGTCCAGAAAACCGCCATGTCTGTCGTGGTCAAAAGCA ACAAGTTAATGAAGGACTCAGACTCTGGTAGCGGCAGAGGTTACG CAAACTCTCTCTTGGAGAGGAAGCCCAGTCTACTGATGCCCACAGGAAAGGAGTCACATACATATCTGGTGAAAGGCGAAGATCTTCAGTTGGAGTGTATTGCAGAGGGCTT CCCCACACCaaaggtggagtgggttaaaATAGGCTTCCACAAGCTTCCAGAAAGAGTCGTGGTGGAGAGTCATGGGAAGCTGCTTACTGTAGAGATGGTGAATGAGGAGGATGAAGGGAAGTATATGTGCAGAGCCAAAAATCCCCATGGAGAGGTTGTGCACTATTTTCATGTTACAGTAGAGG AGCCTCCTGAGTTTGAGATTGAACCTCAAAGTCAATTGGTGACGATTGGAGCCGATGTGGTCATTAAGTGTGTTGTGAAAGGAAATCCTCAACCTAGTGTTACGTGGAGGGTCAACAGCCAACCTCTGAACG ATGTCCCATCATCCAATAGGAAAGTCTTAAAAGATGGCACCATTTCCATCCACAACACAAAGCCCGAAAACAGTGCTGTTTACCAGTGTGAGGCCACAAACAGACATGGCACCATCCTAGCCAACGCCAACATCATGATTATGA ACATCCAGCCCCTGATCTTAACAGAAAACAATCTGCAATATATGGCAGTGGAGGGGAAAGGTGTGGTCATGCACTGTAAGGTCTTCAGCTCGCCAGCATCCAGTATCACATG GAGTAAAGCTGACAGTGCCAATGCAGTGGAAGGAGAAAGGTTTTCTTTTCATAAGAATGGTTCGCTGGAGATCCACAATGTGATGAAAGAGGACATGGGGGAATATTCTTGTTTTGCTCAAAACACTGAGGGCAAAGTTGCCATTGCTGCAACACTTGAAGTCAAAG ATCCCACCAGAATAGTTGATCCTCCACGCGATTTGCGGGTTTTGGTTGGAACCACTATCCAGTTTTCATGCCAGGCAGAGTTCGATCCCTCCATCGGTGATGACTTTGAGATCCTCTGGGAAAAAGATGGCATGGCCCTCAATGGCAGCGAAAACGCGCG ATATATCCTGGACGATGGAGTGCTTGAAATCATTAATGTGAGCTTTGGAGACCAGGGCTTTTATGTTTGTGTGGCCAGAACACCAGTCGATCAGGACGTGGCGGTTGCACAGCTTTCAGTTGTGG ATGTTCCTGATCCACCAGAGGATGTGATCCTTTCCGAGCACAATGGCAGAAGTGTGAAACTGCAGTGGATTCCAGGAGATGACCATAACAGCTCCATTACTG AGTTTGTTATAGAGTTTGAGGAAAGCCAACATGAGCCAGGCAGCTGGAGGGAGATGATGAGAGTCCCGGAAAACCATCACTATGCTCTGCTGAAGCTTCACGGACACGTGGACTACCGATTTAGAGTCTATGCTATCAATGAGGTGGGAAGAGGTCGGCCAAGCCAGGCCACTGAAAGATACAAAACTCCAGCATCAG CACCTGACAAGAACCCAGAAAATATCAAGATCGAAGGTCATTTGCCACATGAAATGGATATCAACTGGGAG CCACTGTCACCTATTGAACACAACGGGCCTGGTCTGGAGTACAAAGTAAGCTACAGAAGACAAGGCACTGGAGAGGACTGGACGGAGCACATGGTGAAGAGGCACTCATTTCTGGTTAAAAACACCCCAACGTTCGTCCTTTACGAGATCAAAATTCAGGCCAAGAACCACGCGGGCTGGGGTCCGGACCCCAAAATAATAACAGCGTACTCAGGAGAGGATT TCCCCTCGGCTGCTCCAGAGGATGTAGCCGTAGATGTGACGAACAACACCATTGTGAAGGTCAGATGGGACCATGTTCACAAGGACAAACTCAATGGACATCTGGGGGGCTACAGG ATAAGCTTTTGGAGGCTTCGTAGTCTGCTGGACTCAAAGAAAACACATGGTGACAAACACACATTGACATTCTCAGGCGAGAGGAACCATGCAGTGGTTACCAGGCTGAGGCCGTTCTCTGAATACAGCCTCATTGTCATGGCCTTTAACAGCAGAGGAAATGGGCCTGGCAGTCATCCGGTCAGCTTCAAAACACCTGAGGGAG TTCCTGGTCAAGTAGCTGCTTTCAGTGTTACAAACATCCAGAAACACAAGGTCACCTTGACATGGTCTCCTCCGGTTGACGCAAATGGAGTCATAATTGGCTACATCCTGCAATATCAGCTAA TAAATGACACAGAGGAATTAGGTTCTCCGATGACCCTCAACATCTCTGCTGACAGCAATAAGCTGCACCTCCAGGATCTGGAAGCACTGAGCAAATACAAGTTTTACCTACGGTGCTGCACGCGGGTGGGCTGCGGACCAGCTGTCAGCGAGGAGCGCACCACTGTCCCCGAAGCGA CTTCAACAGATGTGGCCTCTTTCAACATCA GAAAATCCGGCTCACGATTTCCTCCAAGAAAAACCACTGTTTCCCCTGTGGCTAATGCTACTCTTTCTTCTATAG GTCTGGCCAGTATTCATGGAGGCATCTCCAACCAGGGCTGGTTCATCGGGCTCATGTGCGCCATAGCTCTGCTCACCCTCATTGTGCTCATAGCGTGCTTCGTGAACCGAAATAAAGGAGGAAAGTACTCAG tgaaagagaaagaggaCCTGCACCCTGACTTGGAGTCCCAGGGCATAAATGATGATACCTTCTGTGAATACAG
- the chl1b gene encoding neural cell adhesion molecule L1-like protein isoform X1 produces the protein MRLLRKILLLLGACLNMSCRYQSNALDIPLEVLARMNMEQLPTITEHSPASLIAFPFEESFPMKCEATGNPGPEFRWTKNGQDFDPYQDPRLIRLDDSGTFIIPNNGNLTEFQGNYRCFATNKLGTAMSEEIEFVVPSVPKFPKEIIDPIEVMEGQSVILECNPPKGIPPLQIYWMTISLQHIEQDERVSVGLNGNLYFSNAIETDSRRDYCCFAAFPRIRTIVQKTAMSVVVKSNKLMKDSDSGSGRGYANSLLERKPSLLMPTGKESHTYLVKGEDLQLECIAEGFPTPKVEWVKIGFHKLPERVVVESHGKLLTVEMVNEEDEGKYMCRAKNPHGEVVHYFHVTVEEPPEFEIEPQSQLVTIGADVVIKCVVKGNPQPSVTWRVNSQPLNDVPSSNRKVLKDGTISIHNTKPENSAVYQCEATNRHGTILANANIMIMNIQPLILTENNLQYMAVEGKGVVMHCKVFSSPASSITWSKADSANAVEGERFSFHKNGSLEIHNVMKEDMGEYSCFAQNTEGKVAIAATLEVKDPTRIVDPPRDLRVLVGTTIQFSCQAEFDPSIGDDFEILWEKDGMALNGSENARYILDDGVLEIINVSFGDQGFYVCVARTPVDQDVAVAQLSVVDVPDPPEDVILSEHNGRSVKLQWIPGDDHNSSITEFVIEFEESQHEPGSWREMMRVPENHHYALLKLHGHVDYRFRVYAINEVGRGRPSQATERYKTPASAPDKNPENIKIEGHLPHEMDINWEPLSPIEHNGPGLEYKVSYRRQGTGEDWTEHMVKRHSFLVKNTPTFVLYEIKIQAKNHAGWGPDPKIITAYSGEDFPSAAPEDVAVDVTNNTIVKVRWDHVHKDKLNGHLGGYRISFWRLRSLLDSKKTHGDKHTLTFSGERNHAVVTRLRPFSEYSLIVMAFNSRGNGPGSHPVSFKTPEGVPGQVAAFSVTNIQKHKVTLTWSPPVDANGVIIGYILQYQLINDTEELGSPMTLNISADSNKLHLQDLEALSKYKFYLRCCTRVGCGPAVSEERTTVPEATVLNISTSVSHNFANISWIPGTEQTESELYVAFMNNREGNWKISDALNSSKTFHIIEGLEPGTEYTVRLMTKSWVDNSSIFEDVIRTSVKGLASIHGGISNQGWFIGLMCAIALLTLIVLIACFVNRNKGGKYSVKEKEDLHPDLESQGINDDTFCEYSDNDEKPLKSSQHSLNGDLKGGDSGDSMVDYGDEDTHFNEDGSFIGEYSGRKERVSMEIKGNNQSTA, from the exons ATGCGGTTGCTACGGAAAATCCTCCTCCTTTTGGGCGCTTGCCTTAATATGAGCTGCAGGTATCAGAGTAATGCCTTGGATATTCCACTTGAAG TTTTAGCGCGCATGAACA TGGAGCAGCTGCCCACAATTACAGAGCACTCACCTGCCTCTCTGATCGCCTTCCCTTTCGAAGAGAGCTTTCCTATGAAGTGTGAGGCCACAGGAAACCCTGGACCAGA ATTCAGGTGGACAAAGAATGGTCAAGACTTTGATCCTTATCAGGACCCCAGATTGATAAGATTAGATGATTCCGGAACATTCATCATTCCCAATAATGGGAATCTGACAGAATTCCAGGGCAATTATCGCTGCTTTGCAACCAACAAGTTAGGAACGGCCATGTCGGAAGAGATTGAATTCGTTGTTCCGA GTGTTCCGAAGTTCCCTAAAGAGATCATTGATCCGATTGAGGTTATGGAAGGTCAGTCAGTCATTTTGGAGTGCAACCCACCTAAAGGAATCCCCCCACTGCAAATCTACTGGATGACAATAA GTCTACAGCACATCGAGCAGGACGAGAGAGTATCAGTGGGTCTGAACGGGAACCTGTACTTCTCAAACGCCATCGAGACAGACAGTCGCAGAGATTACTGCTGCTTTGCTGCCTTCCCACGCATACGAACCATCGTCCAGAAAACCGCCATGTCTGTCGTGGTCAAAAGCA ACAAGTTAATGAAGGACTCAGACTCTGGTAGCGGCAGAGGTTACG CAAACTCTCTCTTGGAGAGGAAGCCCAGTCTACTGATGCCCACAGGAAAGGAGTCACATACATATCTGGTGAAAGGCGAAGATCTTCAGTTGGAGTGTATTGCAGAGGGCTT CCCCACACCaaaggtggagtgggttaaaATAGGCTTCCACAAGCTTCCAGAAAGAGTCGTGGTGGAGAGTCATGGGAAGCTGCTTACTGTAGAGATGGTGAATGAGGAGGATGAAGGGAAGTATATGTGCAGAGCCAAAAATCCCCATGGAGAGGTTGTGCACTATTTTCATGTTACAGTAGAGG AGCCTCCTGAGTTTGAGATTGAACCTCAAAGTCAATTGGTGACGATTGGAGCCGATGTGGTCATTAAGTGTGTTGTGAAAGGAAATCCTCAACCTAGTGTTACGTGGAGGGTCAACAGCCAACCTCTGAACG ATGTCCCATCATCCAATAGGAAAGTCTTAAAAGATGGCACCATTTCCATCCACAACACAAAGCCCGAAAACAGTGCTGTTTACCAGTGTGAGGCCACAAACAGACATGGCACCATCCTAGCCAACGCCAACATCATGATTATGA ACATCCAGCCCCTGATCTTAACAGAAAACAATCTGCAATATATGGCAGTGGAGGGGAAAGGTGTGGTCATGCACTGTAAGGTCTTCAGCTCGCCAGCATCCAGTATCACATG GAGTAAAGCTGACAGTGCCAATGCAGTGGAAGGAGAAAGGTTTTCTTTTCATAAGAATGGTTCGCTGGAGATCCACAATGTGATGAAAGAGGACATGGGGGAATATTCTTGTTTTGCTCAAAACACTGAGGGCAAAGTTGCCATTGCTGCAACACTTGAAGTCAAAG ATCCCACCAGAATAGTTGATCCTCCACGCGATTTGCGGGTTTTGGTTGGAACCACTATCCAGTTTTCATGCCAGGCAGAGTTCGATCCCTCCATCGGTGATGACTTTGAGATCCTCTGGGAAAAAGATGGCATGGCCCTCAATGGCAGCGAAAACGCGCG ATATATCCTGGACGATGGAGTGCTTGAAATCATTAATGTGAGCTTTGGAGACCAGGGCTTTTATGTTTGTGTGGCCAGAACACCAGTCGATCAGGACGTGGCGGTTGCACAGCTTTCAGTTGTGG ATGTTCCTGATCCACCAGAGGATGTGATCCTTTCCGAGCACAATGGCAGAAGTGTGAAACTGCAGTGGATTCCAGGAGATGACCATAACAGCTCCATTACTG AGTTTGTTATAGAGTTTGAGGAAAGCCAACATGAGCCAGGCAGCTGGAGGGAGATGATGAGAGTCCCGGAAAACCATCACTATGCTCTGCTGAAGCTTCACGGACACGTGGACTACCGATTTAGAGTCTATGCTATCAATGAGGTGGGAAGAGGTCGGCCAAGCCAGGCCACTGAAAGATACAAAACTCCAGCATCAG CACCTGACAAGAACCCAGAAAATATCAAGATCGAAGGTCATTTGCCACATGAAATGGATATCAACTGGGAG CCACTGTCACCTATTGAACACAACGGGCCTGGTCTGGAGTACAAAGTAAGCTACAGAAGACAAGGCACTGGAGAGGACTGGACGGAGCACATGGTGAAGAGGCACTCATTTCTGGTTAAAAACACCCCAACGTTCGTCCTTTACGAGATCAAAATTCAGGCCAAGAACCACGCGGGCTGGGGTCCGGACCCCAAAATAATAACAGCGTACTCAGGAGAGGATT TCCCCTCGGCTGCTCCAGAGGATGTAGCCGTAGATGTGACGAACAACACCATTGTGAAGGTCAGATGGGACCATGTTCACAAGGACAAACTCAATGGACATCTGGGGGGCTACAGG ATAAGCTTTTGGAGGCTTCGTAGTCTGCTGGACTCAAAGAAAACACATGGTGACAAACACACATTGACATTCTCAGGCGAGAGGAACCATGCAGTGGTTACCAGGCTGAGGCCGTTCTCTGAATACAGCCTCATTGTCATGGCCTTTAACAGCAGAGGAAATGGGCCTGGCAGTCATCCGGTCAGCTTCAAAACACCTGAGGGAG TTCCTGGTCAAGTAGCTGCTTTCAGTGTTACAAACATCCAGAAACACAAGGTCACCTTGACATGGTCTCCTCCGGTTGACGCAAATGGAGTCATAATTGGCTACATCCTGCAATATCAGCTAA TAAATGACACAGAGGAATTAGGTTCTCCGATGACCCTCAACATCTCTGCTGACAGCAATAAGCTGCACCTCCAGGATCTGGAAGCACTGAGCAAATACAAGTTTTACCTACGGTGCTGCACGCGGGTGGGCTGCGGACCAGCTGTCAGCGAGGAGCGCACCACTGTCCCCGAAGCGA CTGTGTTGAATATTAGCACCTCAGTTAGTCACAACTTTGCAAATATCAGCTGGATTCCAGGCACAGAACAGACGGAGTCAGAGTTATATGTTGCCTTTATGAACAACC GTGAAGGTAACTGGAAGATTTCCGATGCGCTAAATTCTTCTAAGACTTTCCACATCATTGAAGGGCTCGAACCTGGGACTGAATACACAGTGCGTCTTATGACTAAAAGCTGGGTTGATAATTCTAGTATTTTTGAAGACGTTATCAGGACCAGTGTCAAAG GTCTGGCCAGTATTCATGGAGGCATCTCCAACCAGGGCTGGTTCATCGGGCTCATGTGCGCCATAGCTCTGCTCACCCTCATTGTGCTCATAGCGTGCTTCGTGAACCGAAATAAAGGAGGAAAGTACTCAG tgaaagagaaagaggaCCTGCACCCTGACTTGGAGTCCCAGGGCATAAATGATGATACCTTCTGTGAATACAG